Proteins encoded within one genomic window of Salinisphaera sp. T31B1:
- a CDS encoding SapC family protein, with protein MNSGAAVPALYGQLERLAGSTHGDLRLRIPPGYAFARPVSQAPLVVDEIGESAKHFPVVFPEGETVRPIALLGVRLGECAFVDADGGWQADYMPAWLRRYPFTFARGAAADDARLDVMIDRAAPHFSTTDGEPLFQAGEPGSQALKPSAVIERAVAFLSRYQRAADAVPDFFAPLAAHDVLVARALRVRVPSARDRRIGGLCVVDRDRVKALDDVTLAAWTRSGLMEVIHAHWQSLTNFERLANASHH; from the coding sequence ATGAACTCAGGCGCCGCAGTGCCCGCGCTGTATGGCCAGCTCGAACGCCTGGCCGGCAGTACACACGGGGACCTGCGCCTGCGGATACCGCCCGGCTACGCGTTCGCGCGGCCGGTCAGCCAGGCGCCGCTGGTGGTCGACGAGATCGGCGAGTCTGCCAAGCATTTTCCCGTGGTGTTTCCCGAGGGCGAGACCGTGCGGCCGATCGCCCTGCTTGGGGTGAGGCTCGGTGAATGTGCGTTCGTGGACGCCGACGGCGGTTGGCAGGCGGACTACATGCCGGCCTGGTTACGTCGTTATCCGTTTACGTTCGCCCGCGGCGCGGCGGCAGACGACGCCCGGCTCGACGTCATGATCGATCGGGCGGCACCGCATTTTTCGACCACGGACGGCGAACCGCTGTTCCAGGCAGGCGAGCCCGGGTCGCAGGCGCTCAAACCCAGCGCGGTGATCGAGCGAGCGGTGGCTTTTCTCAGCCGCTATCAGCGCGCGGCGGACGCCGTGCCGGATTTCTTCGCGCCGCTGGCCGCCCACGATGTACTCGTGGCCCGCGCGCTGCGCGTGCGCGTGCCCTCGGCGCGCGACCGACGCATCGGCGGCCTGTGTGTCGTCGATCGTGATCGTGTGAAAGCACTGGATGACGTTACGCTGGCTGCCTGGACACGTTCCGGCCTGATGGAAGTGATCCATGCACACTGGCAATCCCTGACCAACTTCGAGCGACTCGCCAATGCAAGCCACCACTAG
- a CDS encoding efflux RND transporter periplasmic adaptor subunit, which yields MQATTSSRHAIRGLRALCVGVGLSLTFAAHAQNDRDQRAQIEAVQRTVMSSQLSGQIEALPYREGQSFEEGARLARIDCTLYNAEKDRVAAKYAAARRKRDSNEELARLQSVGKLELDLSKLDVQETLAELRSAQANASRCSVDAPFAGRVVRLFAREGQSVKAQDKLLEIVGSQLEARVIVPATWLAWLDKGARVEFEVAETGQRVAGTVERVGASVDPVSHTIPVWARLADSQSLRPGMTASARFPQRPRTDDGNEAAGDTPAAS from the coding sequence ATGCAAGCCACCACTAGCTCCCGGCATGCAATTCGTGGACTGCGTGCGCTGTGTGTCGGCGTCGGGCTGTCGCTGACGTTCGCCGCACACGCCCAGAACGACCGCGACCAGCGCGCGCAGATCGAAGCCGTTCAGCGTACGGTGATGTCGAGCCAGCTCTCGGGCCAGATCGAGGCGTTGCCCTATCGCGAGGGGCAGTCCTTCGAAGAGGGCGCGCGTCTGGCCCGTATCGACTGCACGCTCTACAACGCAGAGAAGGACCGCGTCGCGGCCAAGTATGCCGCCGCCCGGCGCAAGCGCGACAGCAACGAGGAACTGGCGCGGCTGCAATCGGTGGGCAAGCTCGAGCTGGACCTGTCCAAGCTCGACGTGCAGGAGACGCTGGCCGAACTGCGGAGCGCCCAGGCCAATGCGAGTCGTTGCAGCGTCGACGCCCCGTTCGCCGGTCGTGTCGTGCGCCTGTTCGCGCGTGAAGGTCAGAGTGTCAAGGCGCAGGACAAGCTGCTGGAGATCGTGGGCAGCCAACTCGAGGCGCGTGTGATCGTGCCTGCAACCTGGCTGGCGTGGCTGGACAAGGGCGCGCGCGTGGAATTCGAGGTGGCTGAAACCGGACAGCGCGTCGCGGGCACCGTGGAGCGAGTCGGCGCGAGCGTCGATCCGGTCAGCCATACCATTCCGGTGTGGGCGCGCCTGGCTGATTCGCAGTCTTTGCGTCCGGGCATGACTGCGAGCGCCCGTTTTCCGCAACGTCCCAGGACG